The genomic region CGGGAGCTAAGGGGACTTTAGTAAGACAATTTTCACCAGTTATTTCATTTGAAAAAAATGATAATGAAATTACTGTTAGTAGAAGTACTGATCAAAAAACGCATAAACAATTACACGGAACTTCAAGAGCTAATTTAGCTAATATGATTGAAGGTGTAAGCACTGGTTTCACGAAAACTTTAGATATCGTTGGTATCGGTTATCGTGCAGCTATGCAAGGTACTAAATTAGTATTAAATATGGGTTATTCTCACCCAGTTGAAATCTTAGGAGAAGAAGGAGTTACAATTACTACTCCAACTCAAACTCAAATCGTGATTTCAGGAATTTCAAAGGAACGTGTTGGTCACGTTGCTGCGATTATTAGAGAAGTTAGAAAACCAGAACCTTATAAAGGTAAAGGAATTCGTTATACTGATGAAAAAGTTATCAGAAAAGAAGGTAAAACTGCTGGTAAGAAGTAGTTAGCTGGGAAGGAGCTATTAAATCATGGCAAAACAAAAATCTCGTAATGATATCCGTTTAAAACGTCATGCTAGAGTTCGTAATAAAATTAGCGGAACTCCAGAGTGTCCACGTTTAAACGTGTTCCGTTCTAACTCTCATATTCATGCTCAAATCATTGATGATGTTAATGGTGTAACTTTAGCTAGTGCATCAAGTGTTGGATTGAAATTAGAAAACGGATCAAATATTGCTGCAGCTACTGCTGTAGGAACAAAAGTTGCTGAAGAAGCACAAGCAAAGAAAATTGAAAATGTAGTATTCGACCGTGGTGGATATATCTATCATGGACGTGTAAAAGCTTTAGCTGAAGCAGCTAGAGAAGCTGGATTAAAATTCTAGAAGGAGGTCAATATGGAACAACGTAAACCAAGAGACAATGGACCAAGAAAAAATGGTCCTCGTAAAAATGGTCCAAGAAAAAATGGTCCTAGAAGAGAAGAAAAAGAATTTGAAGAACGTGTTGTTACTATTAACCGTGTAACTAAAGTAGTAAAAGGTGGACGTAAATTCCGTTTTGCTGCATTAGTTGTAATTGGAGATAAAAAAGGTAGAGTTGGTTTTGGTACTGGTAAAGCAAATGAAGTACCTGATGCAATTCGTAAAGCATCTGAAAATGCGAAACGTAATGTAATCACTGTACCTCAAGTTCACGGAACTATTCCTCATGAAGTTACTGGTGTTTATGGATCAGGTAGAGTATTTGTTAGACCTGCTTCTCAAGGTACTGGAATCATCGCTGGTGGACCAGTTCGTGCGGTTGTAGAATTAGCTGGATATACTGATATCTTATCGAAATCATTAGGATCTAGAACTCCAATCAACATGGTTAGAGCAACTATGGAAGGTTTAGCATCATTAAAAACTGCTAGCCAAGTAGCTGAATTAAGAGATAAAAAAGTAGAAGAAATCTTTGGATAGGAGACGATTGATATGGAAAAAACTATGTTAAGTATTACTCTAACAAGAAGCCCAATTGGTTGTTTACCAAAACAAAGAGCTACTTTAAAAGCGTTAGGGTTAACGAAAGTAAACAAAACAGTAGAAAAACAAAACAACGAGTTTACAGCAGGAATGCTTAAAGTTGTTGGACACCTAGTAAAAGTAGAAGAGAAATAGGAGGTGTAACAATGAAACTACACGAATTACAATACACAGAAGGTGCTCGTAAAGCAAGAAAACGTGTTGGACGTGGAACAAGTTCTGGAACTGGTAAGACATCTGGTAGAGGTCAAAAAGGTCAAGGAGCTAGATCTGGTGGTGGAAAGAAACCTGGATTTGAAGGGGGACAAACTCCATTATTCATGCGTTTACCAAAACGTGGATTTACAAACATCAATAGAACTGAATATGCAGTTGT from Tannockella kyphosi harbors:
- the rplO gene encoding 50S ribosomal protein L15 gives rise to the protein MKLHELQYTEGARKARKRVGRGTSSGTGKTSGRGQKGQGARSGGGKKPGFEGGQTPLFMRLPKRGFTNINRTEYAVVNIEQLNAFDADAVVCPKALKEAGIVKKELDGIKILGNGTLDKAITVKAHKFSKSAIAAIEAAGGKTEVI
- the rpsE gene encoding 30S ribosomal protein S5, with translation MEQRKPRDNGPRKNGPRKNGPRKNGPRREEKEFEERVVTINRVTKVVKGGRKFRFAALVVIGDKKGRVGFGTGKANEVPDAIRKASENAKRNVITVPQVHGTIPHEVTGVYGSGRVFVRPASQGTGIIAGGPVRAVVELAGYTDILSKSLGSRTPINMVRATMEGLASLKTASQVAELRDKKVEEIFG
- the rplR gene encoding 50S ribosomal protein L18; the protein is MAKQKSRNDIRLKRHARVRNKISGTPECPRLNVFRSNSHIHAQIIDDVNGVTLASASSVGLKLENGSNIAAATAVGTKVAEEAQAKKIENVVFDRGGYIYHGRVKALAEAAREAGLKF
- the rplF gene encoding 50S ribosomal protein L6, with translation MSRVGNKIISIPAGVTVEIAKDNTITVSGAKGTLVRQFSPVISFEKNDNEITVSRSTDQKTHKQLHGTSRANLANMIEGVSTGFTKTLDIVGIGYRAAMQGTKLVLNMGYSHPVEILGEEGVTITTPTQTQIVISGISKERVGHVAAIIREVRKPEPYKGKGIRYTDEKVIRKEGKTAGKK
- the rpmD gene encoding 50S ribosomal protein L30; translated protein: MEKTMLSITLTRSPIGCLPKQRATLKALGLTKVNKTVEKQNNEFTAGMLKVVGHLVKVEEK